In one window of Streptomyces sp. FXJ1.172 DNA:
- a CDS encoding FtsW/RodA/SpoVE family cell cycle protein: protein MTGRRGPAKLAVRPGRSGRLSDRNLELVLLLGAVLICCYGYAETALAVSGKLPPSMALTCLAAAVLPVVCHVAVRRFAPNADPLILPLATLLSGLGLVLIHRLDLAYAAHYRHATAAASGQLMWCGIAVVVFAAAVALLRDHRRLQRYPYVTIALGMVLLMAPAFYPGDVYGAKRWIFIGPLSFQPGEFVKIVIVVFFAGYLTMRRDALALAGRRLMGMYLPRGRQLGPVAAVWILSLLVLVFERDLGTSLIFFGLFVIMLYVATERTSWVVFGVAMFAVGAFVVGSFEPHVHGRVVAWLHPMDIFLPPDKRPPGLISDQAAQALFSFGSGGILGSGLGEGHPELIGFAGRSDFILTTVGEELGLVGVTLVILLYALLAERGLRTALTVTDPFGKLLAGGLATALVLQVFVVCGGVTGLIPLTGKALPFLAQGGSSMVANWLLVAVLIKVSDTARRPPPVAAADVSAAETQLVRP from the coding sequence ATGACTGGTCGGCGTGGACCGGCGAAACTGGCCGTGCGGCCGGGCCGGTCAGGACGCCTGAGCGACCGAAACCTGGAGCTGGTCCTCCTGCTCGGCGCGGTCCTCATCTGCTGCTACGGCTATGCCGAGACGGCCCTCGCCGTCAGCGGCAAGCTGCCGCCGAGTATGGCGCTGACGTGCCTGGCGGCGGCCGTACTGCCCGTGGTGTGCCATGTCGCCGTACGCCGGTTCGCGCCCAACGCCGATCCGCTGATCCTCCCCCTGGCCACGCTGCTCAGCGGTCTGGGTCTCGTCCTCATTCACCGGCTCGACCTCGCCTACGCGGCCCACTACCGTCACGCGACGGCTGCGGCGTCCGGGCAGCTGATGTGGTGCGGCATCGCGGTGGTGGTGTTCGCCGCGGCGGTGGCGCTGCTGCGGGACCACCGCAGGCTGCAGCGTTATCCGTACGTCACGATCGCCCTGGGCATGGTCCTGCTGATGGCGCCGGCCTTCTATCCCGGCGACGTCTACGGTGCCAAACGGTGGATCTTCATCGGGCCACTGTCCTTCCAGCCCGGCGAGTTCGTGAAGATCGTCATCGTGGTGTTCTTCGCCGGGTACCTGACCATGCGCCGGGACGCCCTCGCGCTCGCCGGCCGACGCCTCATGGGCATGTACCTGCCGCGCGGGCGGCAGCTCGGCCCGGTCGCGGCCGTGTGGATCCTCAGCCTGCTCGTCCTGGTCTTCGAGCGGGACCTCGGCACCTCGCTGATCTTCTTCGGCCTCTTCGTGATCATGCTGTACGTCGCCACCGAGCGGACCAGCTGGGTGGTGTTCGGCGTCGCGATGTTCGCCGTCGGCGCCTTCGTTGTCGGCTCCTTCGAACCGCACGTCCACGGCCGCGTGGTCGCCTGGCTGCACCCGATGGACATCTTCCTCCCGCCCGACAAGCGCCCGCCGGGACTGATCTCGGACCAGGCCGCCCAGGCCCTGTTCAGCTTCGGCTCCGGCGGCATCCTGGGCAGCGGCCTCGGCGAGGGCCATCCGGAGCTCATCGGCTTCGCCGGGCGCAGCGACTTCATCCTCACCACCGTTGGCGAGGAACTGGGCCTGGTCGGGGTGACGCTGGTCATCCTGCTCTACGCGCTGCTCGCCGAGCGCGGCCTGCGGACGGCCCTGACGGTCACCGACCCGTTCGGCAAGCTGCTCGCCGGCGGTCTGGCCACGGCCTTGGTGCTGCAGGTCTTCGTCGTATGCGGCGGTGTCACCGGGCTGATCCCGCTCACCGGCAAGGCGCTTCCGTTCCTTGCCCAGGGCGGCTCGTCGATGGTCGCCAACTGGTTGCTGGTCGCCGTCCTGATCAAGGTCAGCGACACCGCCCGCCGGCCCCCGCCGGTCGCGGCAGCGGACGTCAGCGCCGCCGAGACCCAATTGGTACGGCCGTGA
- a CDS encoding sec-independent translocase codes for MSPLDLLVLGIMIILLFGPDKLPEVIQKVTGFLRKVRAFSEAAKEDVRSELGPEFKDLHPEDLHPKTFVRKHLLDGDGDGLGIEEIRSALDPRAELAELADAVNGETTGSGASRTASREQAPAHAYDPDTT; via the coding sequence GTGAGCCCCTTGGACCTGCTCGTCCTGGGGATCATGATCATCCTGCTCTTCGGCCCCGACAAGCTGCCCGAGGTCATACAGAAGGTGACCGGGTTCCTGCGGAAGGTCCGCGCGTTCTCCGAGGCTGCCAAGGAGGACGTCCGCTCGGAACTAGGTCCGGAGTTCAAGGACCTGCACCCGGAGGACCTGCACCCGAAGACGTTCGTTCGCAAGCACCTTCTCGACGGCGACGGCGACGGCCTTGGGATCGAGGAGATCCGCTCCGCCCTGGACCCGAGGGCGGAGTTGGCGGAACTGGCCGACGCGGTGAACGGCGAGACAACCGGGAGCGGGGCGAGCCGGACAGCCTCGCGGGAGCAGGCCCCCGCGCACGCCTACGATCCCGACACCACCTGA
- the rodA gene encoding rod shape-determining protein RodA codes for MTSVKSFSVSAYGPERSRWRRLLARDSPVRRLDWPILLSALALSFIGSLLVYSATRNRTAINQGDPYYFLVRHLMNLGIGFALMIGTLWLGHRALRNAVPILYGVSVLGVLLVLTPLGATINGNRNWIVLGGGFSLQPSEFVKVSIVLGMAMLLSARVDAGDRTYPDSRTVIQALGLAAVPIMVVMMMPDLGSTMVMAVTILGVLLASGASNRWIFGLLTVGVAGAVAVWQLHLLDTYQINRFAAFADPNLDPSGVGYNTNQARIAIGSGGLTGQGLFHGAQTTGQFVPEQQTDFVFTVAGEELGFVGSALIIALIGVILWRACRIAREATELYSTIVAAGIVAWFSFQSFENIGMALGIMPVAGIPLPFVSYGGSSMFAVWVAIGLLQSIKLQRPLQA; via the coding sequence GTGACCAGCGTGAAGAGCTTCTCCGTCTCGGCGTACGGGCCCGAGCGGTCCCGGTGGAGGCGGCTCCTCGCGCGGGACTCGCCGGTGCGCCGGCTGGACTGGCCGATACTGCTGTCGGCGCTCGCGCTGTCGTTCATCGGCTCGCTGCTCGTCTACTCCGCGACGCGCAACCGCACCGCGATCAATCAGGGCGACCCGTACTACTTCCTCGTCCGGCACCTGATGAACCTCGGCATCGGGTTCGCCCTGATGATCGGCACCCTCTGGCTGGGCCACCGCGCCCTGCGCAACGCCGTGCCGATCCTCTACGGGGTCTCCGTCCTCGGCGTGCTGCTGGTGCTTACCCCGCTCGGTGCCACCATCAACGGCAACCGCAACTGGATCGTGCTGGGCGGCGGATTCTCGCTGCAGCCCTCGGAGTTCGTAAAGGTCTCGATCGTCCTGGGCATGGCGATGCTGCTGTCCGCGCGGGTCGACGCGGGCGACCGGACGTATCCCGACAGCCGTACCGTGATCCAGGCGCTGGGGCTGGCCGCCGTACCGATCATGGTCGTGATGATGATGCCCGACCTCGGCTCGACGATGGTCATGGCCGTCACCATCCTCGGCGTCCTGCTCGCCTCGGGCGCGTCCAACCGGTGGATCTTCGGGCTGCTCACCGTCGGGGTCGCGGGCGCCGTCGCGGTGTGGCAGCTCCATCTGCTGGACACGTACCAGATCAACCGGTTCGCGGCCTTCGCCGACCCGAATCTGGACCCCTCCGGCGTCGGCTACAACACCAACCAGGCCAGGATCGCCATCGGCTCCGGTGGGCTGACCGGGCAGGGGCTCTTCCACGGGGCGCAGACCACCGGACAGTTCGTGCCGGAGCAGCAGACGGACTTCGTGTTCACGGTCGCGGGGGAGGAGCTGGGCTTCGTCGGCAGCGCCCTGATCATCGCGCTGATCGGGGTCATCCTGTGGCGGGCCTGCCGGATCGCGCGCGAGGCGACCGAGCTGTACAGCACGATCGTCGCCGCCGGGATCGTCGCCTGGTTCTCCTTCCAGTCCTTCGAGAACATCGGCATGGCCCTCGGCATCATGCCGGTGGCGGGCATCCCGCTGCCGTTCGTCTCCTACGGCGGCTCGTCCATGTTCGCCGTGTGGGTGGCCATAGGGCTGCTTCAGTCGATAAAGCTCCAGCGGCCCCTGCAGGCTTAG